From Chryseobacterium gallinarum, one genomic window encodes:
- the rfbB gene encoding dTDP-glucose 4,6-dehydratase — MKNIIITGGAGFIGSHVVREFVKNNPDSTIINLDALTYAGNLENLKDIENEPNYIFEKADITKPEELRRVFEKYNPDAVVHLAAESHVDRSITDPMAFINTNVNGTANLLNLCKEFWTLNPDHTHGRFPDEKRTNLFYHVSTDEVYGSLGETGFFLETTPYDPQSPYSASKAASDHLVRAYGNTYGMPFIVSNCSNNYGPNHFPEKLIPLCISNIINEKPLPIYGDGKYTRDWLFVIDHARAIHQIFNEAKTGETYNIGGFNEWQNIDLVKELIKQMDAKLGKPEGYSEKLIAFVKDRPGHDKRYAIDATKLNKDLGWKPSVTFEEGLGKTIDWYLENKEWLENVTSGDYQKYYEKQYN, encoded by the coding sequence ATGAAAAATATTATTATTACAGGAGGAGCAGGATTTATCGGATCACATGTTGTAAGAGAATTTGTAAAAAACAATCCGGACAGTACCATCATCAATCTTGATGCTCTTACCTACGCAGGAAATTTGGAAAACCTGAAAGACATCGAAAATGAGCCTAACTACATTTTTGAAAAAGCAGATATTACCAAGCCGGAAGAGCTGAGAAGAGTTTTTGAAAAATATAATCCGGACGCTGTTGTACATCTGGCCGCTGAAAGCCACGTAGACAGAAGTATTACAGACCCGATGGCATTTATCAATACCAATGTAAACGGCACAGCTAATCTTCTTAATCTTTGTAAAGAATTCTGGACATTGAATCCTGATCATACCCATGGAAGATTCCCGGATGAAAAAAGAACGAACCTCTTCTATCATGTTTCTACTGATGAAGTATATGGAAGTTTAGGAGAAACAGGATTTTTCCTGGAAACAACACCTTATGACCCGCAATCTCCTTACTCAGCATCAAAAGCAGCTTCCGACCATTTGGTAAGAGCATATGGAAACACATATGGAATGCCATTTATTGTATCCAACTGTTCAAACAACTATGGACCAAACCACTTTCCGGAAAAATTGATTCCATTGTGTATTTCCAATATCATCAATGAAAAACCTTTACCTATCTATGGTGATGGTAAATATACAAGAGACTGGTTATTTGTCATTGATCATGCCAGAGCAATTCATCAGATCTTCAATGAAGCAAAAACCGGGGAAACTTATAATATCGGAGGTTTTAACGAGTGGCAAAACATTGATCTGGTAAAAGAATTAATAAAGCAAATGGATGCTAAACTAGGGAAACCCGAAGGATATTCTGAAAAGCTGATCGCATTTGTAAAAGACAGGCCTGGTCATGATAAACGTTATGCCATTGATGCAACCAAACTAAATAAAGATTTAGGATGGAAACCATCTGTAACCTTTGAAGAAGGATTGGGTAAAACTATTGACTGGTATCTTGAAAATAAAGAATGGCTGGAAAATGTAACCAGCGGAGATTATCAAAAATATTACGAAAAGCAATACAATTAA
- a CDS encoding UDP-glucose dehydrogenase family protein, translating to MNITIVGTGYVGLVTGTTLAELGNSVYCVDIDEKKVEGMKNGIVPIYEPNLEEMFLRNIQSERLFFTTNLKEALDKSEVIYLALPTPPGEDGSADLSYVLKVANDIGEMMTEYKVVVNKSTVPVGTADRVRETISSKTDIPFDVVSNPEFLREGFAVEDSMNPSRVVVGASSDRAKDIMSKIYQPFTNTGIPIIFMDEKSSELTKYASNSFLAVKITFMNEIANYCEKVGADVDKVRLGMGSDDRIGHRFLFPGIGYGGSCFPKDVKALIKSGKQENFDFQILEATEKVNTSQKVILVSEIEKYFGGSLTGKKIAIWGLAFKANTDDIREASSLDNINLLLEKGAEIVAYDSIAENNVQKLLGDKIQYAKGMYDALEEADALLIATEWPEFKNPNFDLIAKKMKNKAIFDGRNMYPLEIPEQNGFYYKSIGRKTISK from the coding sequence TTGAATATAACGATTGTAGGAACAGGTTATGTGGGATTAGTTACAGGTACTACCCTTGCAGAACTTGGCAATTCAGTATACTGTGTTGATATTGATGAAAAAAAAGTAGAAGGTATGAAAAACGGCATCGTTCCCATTTATGAGCCGAACCTTGAAGAAATGTTCCTAAGAAACATTCAGTCTGAAAGATTATTTTTTACTACCAATTTAAAAGAGGCTTTAGATAAAAGTGAAGTTATTTATCTGGCTTTACCTACACCTCCCGGAGAAGATGGTTCGGCAGATCTCTCTTATGTCTTAAAAGTTGCCAACGATATCGGAGAAATGATGACCGAATACAAGGTTGTTGTCAACAAAAGTACCGTCCCTGTAGGTACAGCAGACAGAGTAAGAGAAACAATATCTTCTAAAACCGACATCCCTTTTGATGTGGTATCTAACCCTGAATTTTTAAGGGAAGGCTTTGCGGTGGAAGATTCTATGAACCCATCAAGAGTGGTGGTAGGTGCAAGCTCCGACAGAGCAAAGGATATTATGTCTAAAATTTATCAGCCATTCACCAATACCGGAATTCCTATCATATTCATGGATGAAAAATCTTCTGAACTTACCAAATATGCCTCTAATTCATTCTTAGCAGTAAAGATTACTTTTATGAATGAAATTGCCAATTATTGCGAAAAAGTAGGTGCAGATGTAGATAAGGTGAGACTCGGAATGGGAAGTGACGACAGAATTGGTCATCGTTTTTTATTTCCCGGAATCGGGTATGGAGGAAGCTGTTTTCCTAAAGATGTAAAAGCTTTGATTAAATCTGGAAAGCAGGAAAATTTTGATTTTCAGATTCTGGAAGCCACAGAAAAAGTAAATACTTCCCAGAAAGTCATTTTGGTTTCTGAAATTGAAAAATATTTTGGGGGAAGCCTCACAGGTAAAAAAATTGCCATATGGGGACTTGCTTTCAAAGCCAACACAGACGATATTCGTGAAGCGTCATCTTTAGACAATATCAATCTGCTATTAGAAAAAGGCGCGGAAATTGTAGCATATGATTCCATTGCTGAAAACAATGTACAAAAGCTTCTTGGCGATAAAATTCAATATGCTAAGGGCATGTACGATGCCTTGGAAGAGGCAGATGCTTTATTGATCGCTACAGAATGGCCGGAATTTAAAAACCCGAATTTCGATCTTATCGCGAAAAAGATGAAAAATAAGGCTATTTTTGACGGCAGAAATATGTATCCGCTTGAAATCCCGGAGCAAAATGGATTTTATTATAAAAGTATAGGTAGAAAGACAATCTCAAAATAA
- the rimP gene encoding ribosome assembly cofactor RimP: MEFRKRIEELLNEFLETRKDLFLIDLKISAGDDITVILDGDNGVSLQDCLDASRAIEFNMDREEHDFSLQVMSAGLSEPLSTPRQFNKNIGREIEVMLEDSSKIEGELSKVDDDKITLILRYRKPKDIGKGKVDVEEEKEIPYSEIKKALVVIKF, translated from the coding sequence ATGGAGTTTAGAAAAAGAATTGAAGAATTATTAAATGAATTCCTTGAGACCAGAAAAGATCTGTTTCTTATTGATCTTAAAATTTCTGCAGGGGATGATATTACAGTGATTTTAGATGGTGATAACGGAGTTTCTTTGCAGGATTGTCTTGACGCAAGCCGTGCTATAGAATTCAATATGGATCGTGAAGAGCATGATTTCAGCCTTCAGGTAATGTCTGCCGGATTAAGCGAGCCATTATCCACTCCAAGGCAATTCAATAAGAATATAGGAAGAGAGATTGAGGTGATGCTGGAAGATTCTTCTAAGATTGAAGGGGAATTGTCGAAAGTAGATGATGATAAGATCACACTTATTTTACGCTACCGGAAACCGAAAGATATCGGAAAAGGAAAGGTAGATGTGGAGGAGGAAAAAGAAATTCCTTACTCTGAGATTAAGAAAGCATTAGTAGTAATTAAATTTTAA
- the nusA gene encoding transcription termination factor NusA, with protein MDNIALIESFGDFKDEKGISKIDLMAIIEDSLKTLLRKRFDSDDHFDVIVNPDKGDFQIFLNKTIVEDEMSEDDDLEIEISEAKKIDPTFEVGEDFTMEIPVAQLGRRNILTLKQILATKLQEHNNAMLYEQFRDKIGEIVVGEIHHIRHKHVILLDDEGNEFILPKENQIPSDFFKKGENIRAIVETVDFKGSKPQIIISRTAPKFLEKLLELEIPEIQDGTIILKKVVRIPGEKAKIAVDAYDDRIDPVGACVGVKGSRIHGVVRELRNENIDVIQWSKNPEILVKRALGNVTINKIEINEETNYALVYTPVEEISKVIGKQGQNIRLASWLTGYEIDVYRESSEDDDVELKEFNDDIEQWILDEFKKVGLTTAKSVLDKETESLLNMVDLEEETIEEVKRILREEFED; from the coding sequence ATGGATAATATAGCGTTGATTGAATCCTTTGGTGATTTTAAAGACGAAAAAGGGATCAGTAAGATTGATCTTATGGCAATTATTGAAGATTCACTGAAAACACTTTTAAGAAAAAGATTCGATTCAGATGATCATTTTGATGTGATTGTAAACCCGGATAAAGGAGATTTTCAGATATTTTTAAATAAAACAATTGTAGAGGATGAAATGTCTGAGGATGATGATTTGGAAATTGAAATTTCTGAAGCAAAGAAGATTGACCCTACTTTCGAAGTAGGTGAGGACTTTACAATGGAAATTCCTGTTGCACAGTTAGGAAGAAGAAATATCCTTACATTGAAGCAAATCCTGGCTACCAAACTTCAGGAGCATAATAATGCGATGCTATATGAACAATTCAGAGATAAAATCGGGGAGATTGTAGTAGGAGAAATTCATCATATCCGTCATAAGCATGTGATATTATTGGATGATGAAGGGAATGAATTTATCTTGCCAAAAGAAAACCAGATCCCGTCTGACTTCTTTAAAAAAGGTGAAAATATCAGAGCTATTGTTGAGACAGTAGACTTTAAAGGTTCTAAACCACAGATTATTATTTCCAGAACTGCCCCTAAATTCCTTGAGAAATTATTGGAGCTGGAAATTCCTGAAATCCAGGATGGAACAATTATCCTTAAAAAGGTAGTAAGAATCCCAGGAGAAAAGGCAAAGATTGCAGTAGATGCTTATGATGACAGAATTGATCCTGTAGGAGCTTGTGTGGGAGTTAAAGGATCCAGAATTCATGGAGTTGTAAGAGAGTTGAGAAATGAAAACATCGATGTTATTCAGTGGTCTAAAAACCCTGAGATCTTGGTGAAGAGAGCTTTAGGAAATGTTACTATTAACAAAATTGAGATCAATGAGGAGACTAATTATGCATTGGTGTATACTCCGGTTGAAGAAATTTCTAAAGTGATCGGAAAACAAGGTCAGAATATCAGACTGGCTTCTTGGTTGACAGGATATGAAATTGATGTGTACAGAGAGTCCAGCGAAGATGATGATGTTGAATTGAAAGAATTCAACGATGATATCGAGCAGTGGATTTTGGATGAATTTAAGAAAGTAGGACTTACTACTGCAAAATCGGTATTGGATAAAGAAACCGAAAGTCTTTTAAATATGGTGGACCTTGAAGAAGAAACTATTGAAGAGGTGAAACGTATTTTGAGAGAAGAATTTGAAGATTAA
- the infB gene encoding translation initiation factor IF-2 translates to MPKIRLNKAVKEFNISMSRLVEFLQSRGFEVESNPNAQLEEAAYSALEAEFAKDGEQRKASHEVVITKVPEEKLEIEEKKTPEVIRAKANKPETKILGKIDLEPKTPVEEAPAAPVAAPVEEKKEEIVKEEPEVKAAPEKQEFKVLDKIDLSQIESRNRPAKKDKPKMEEAKEEKPVVEPVKETPKPVVEEKKIEAPKTEAESETQEPQKIETVYQKLDGPKIVGEKIDLTQFAPKPGAGAKKKRKRIEKPGQNNQQGQGNNQNSGNTQGGQGQGNRQHNNGGQGGNRQGQGGQGNRPQGQGGQGGNRFGNNQGGNRQGGQGGFKKGGQNNRPGQRVMPVELTDEQVKNQIKETLEKLTNKGGKSKSAKHRKDKRTFRREQDERQQELEAQDRTLKVTEFITVGELASLMNVSPTEVISACFSLGVMVTMNQRLEADTLLLVADEFGYKIEFSDADLEENDSEDEIDSEEDLVSRAPIVTVMGHVDHGKTSLLDYIRKTNVIAGESGGITQHIGAYNVKLENGQRITFLDTPGHEAFTAMRARGAQITDIAIIVIAADDDVMPQTKEAISHAQAAGVPMIIALNKVDKPNANPDNIRQQLSGMNILVEEWGGNVQSQEISAKFGNNVELLLEKVLLQAEMLELKANPNRNAQGVVIEASLDKGRGYVSTMLVQTGTLRVGDYVLAGKNHGKVKAMLDERGRNLKEAGPSIPVTILGLDGAPTAGDKFKVYADESEAKSIANKREQLQRELSIRTKKHTTLEELGRRIALGDFKELNIILKGDVDGSVEALSDQLQRLSTAEINVNILHKGVGQITESDVNLAAASDAIIIGFNVRAGANAKDLADREEIEIRTYSVIYAAIEEVKEAMEGMLSPEIKEQVIGNVEIREVFKISKVGTIAGCMVLSGKVTRNSKVRVLRDGIVKFDGELESLKRFKDDVKEVTKGYECGLNLKGYNDIEIGDILEVYEEVAVKKKLK, encoded by the coding sequence ATGCCAAAAATTAGATTAAATAAAGCGGTTAAGGAATTCAACATTTCGATGTCCAGGTTAGTAGAATTTTTACAATCCAGGGGATTTGAGGTTGAAAGCAATCCTAACGCTCAATTGGAAGAAGCGGCATATTCTGCATTGGAGGCTGAGTTTGCTAAGGATGGCGAACAGCGAAAGGCTTCCCATGAGGTGGTGATTACGAAAGTTCCGGAAGAAAAGCTGGAAATTGAGGAAAAGAAAACCCCTGAAGTGATAAGAGCTAAAGCTAACAAACCAGAAACTAAGATTTTAGGTAAAATAGATTTGGAACCTAAGACCCCAGTTGAAGAAGCTCCTGCAGCTCCTGTGGCAGCACCGGTTGAAGAAAAGAAAGAAGAAATAGTGAAAGAAGAACCGGAGGTAAAGGCAGCCCCTGAAAAGCAGGAATTTAAAGTTTTGGATAAGATTGATTTGTCTCAGATAGAATCTAGAAATAGACCTGCAAAGAAAGACAAGCCAAAAATGGAGGAGGCCAAAGAAGAAAAACCGGTAGTAGAACCTGTAAAAGAAACTCCAAAACCAGTGGTAGAAGAGAAAAAAATAGAAGCTCCAAAAACGGAAGCTGAATCTGAGACTCAAGAGCCTCAAAAAATTGAGACTGTTTATCAAAAACTTGATGGTCCTAAAATTGTTGGTGAAAAGATTGATTTGACTCAATTTGCTCCAAAGCCAGGTGCTGGTGCAAAGAAAAAAAGAAAGAGAATAGAAAAGCCTGGTCAAAATAACCAACAGGGCCAGGGGAATAATCAAAACTCAGGAAATACCCAGGGCGGGCAAGGTCAGGGAAACCGTCAGCATAATAATGGTGGCCAAGGTGGAAACCGTCAGGGACAAGGCGGTCAGGGGAACCGTCCTCAAGGCCAGGGTGGTCAAGGCGGAAACCGTTTCGGAAATAACCAGGGAGGAAACCGTCAGGGTGGCCAAGGTGGATTTAAGAAAGGAGGCCAAAACAACAGACCTGGTCAAAGAGTGATGCCGGTTGAATTAACGGATGAACAAGTTAAAAACCAGATCAAAGAAACCTTAGAAAAACTTACCAATAAAGGAGGTAAATCTAAATCTGCAAAACACAGAAAAGATAAAAGAACTTTCCGTAGAGAGCAGGATGAGCGTCAGCAAGAGCTGGAGGCTCAAGACAGAACACTGAAAGTTACAGAATTCATTACAGTAGGAGAATTAGCGAGCTTAATGAATGTTTCTCCAACAGAAGTGATTTCTGCATGTTTCTCTCTTGGGGTAATGGTTACCATGAACCAGAGGTTGGAAGCTGATACCTTATTATTAGTAGCTGACGAATTCGGTTATAAAATTGAATTCTCGGATGCTGATCTTGAAGAAAATGATAGTGAAGATGAAATCGACAGTGAAGAGGACCTGGTATCAAGAGCTCCGATTGTTACTGTAATGGGTCACGTAGATCATGGTAAGACATCATTACTTGACTATATCAGAAAAACAAATGTAATTGCTGGAGAATCAGGAGGTATCACACAACACATCGGTGCTTATAATGTGAAACTTGAAAATGGTCAGAGGATTACATTCTTAGATACACCGGGTCACGAGGCCTTTACAGCGATGAGGGCCAGAGGTGCCCAGATTACGGATATTGCAATTATCGTAATTGCAGCCGACGACGATGTAATGCCACAAACGAAAGAGGCAATTTCTCACGCCCAGGCAGCAGGTGTACCGATGATCATCGCATTGAACAAGGTTGATAAACCAAATGCTAATCCGGATAATATCCGTCAACAGCTTTCCGGAATGAATATCCTGGTAGAAGAATGGGGTGGAAATGTTCAGTCCCAGGAAATTTCTGCTAAGTTTGGTAATAATGTGGAATTGTTGTTAGAGAAGGTTCTTCTTCAGGCAGAAATGTTAGAATTAAAGGCTAATCCTAACAGAAATGCTCAAGGAGTTGTTATTGAAGCATCATTAGATAAAGGAAGAGGATATGTATCTACAATGTTAGTACAAACAGGTACTTTAAGAGTAGGGGATTATGTTCTTGCCGGTAAAAATCATGGTAAGGTAAAAGCAATGCTCGATGAAAGGGGAAGAAACCTTAAGGAAGCAGGTCCTTCAATTCCGGTTACCATCTTAGGACTCGACGGAGCTCCTACTGCGGGTGATAAATTTAAAGTATATGCTGACGAAAGTGAGGCAAAATCTATTGCCAACAAGAGAGAGCAGCTTCAGAGAGAGCTTTCGATCAGAACTAAGAAGCATACCACATTAGAAGAATTAGGTAGAAGGATTGCCTTAGGTGATTTCAAAGAATTGAACATTATTCTGAAAGGTGATGTGGATGGATCTGTTGAAGCATTGTCTGATCAGTTGCAAAGATTATCTACTGCTGAGATCAATGTGAACATCCTCCATAAAGGAGTTGGTCAGATTACGGAATCTGATGTTAACCTGGCTGCTGCATCCGATGCGATTATTATCGGATTTAATGTAAGGGCTGGTGCGAATGCTAAAGACTTAGCTGATAGAGAAGAGATCGAAATCAGAACGTATTCAGTAATCTATGCTGCTATTGAAGAAGTAAAAGAAGCGATGGAAGGAATGCTTTCTCCTGAAATTAAAGAACAGGTAATTGGTAATGTGGAAATCAGAGAGGTGTTCAAAATCTCTAAAGTAGGTACGATTGCAGGATGTATGGTTCTTTCGGGTAAAGTGACAAGAAATTCCAAAGTGAGAGTACTGAGAGATGGTATCGTTAAATTTGACGGTGAGCTGGAAAGTCTGAAGCGTTTCAAAGATGATGTGAAGGAAGTAACGAAAGGTTATGAATGTGGTCTGAACCTGAAGGGCTATAACGATATTGAAATTGGAGATATTCTTGAAGTTTACGAAGAAGTTGCAGTTAAGAAAAAACTGAAATAA
- a CDS encoding SusC/RagA family TonB-linked outer membrane protein — MNVKLRVLSAGAIFFIGHAAYAQKNSVRDTTSRETQIEQVVITGYRPTTEKTSTTSSAKIDEKTIENRPNPNVLNTVQGQLAGVNIATGSGQPGAKPTVIIRGVGTLNGNTDPLYVIDGFPSNSDSFRTLNTNDIQSMEVLKDASAISEYGARGANGVIVIKTKSGRYNQGLKLRYSSSFMVSSLQDNKYNYADSRGLLTLENRYGIGLGATLSQQEIDNYAINTDWRKVFFRPAVGQSHDFSISAGGKNINSYTSVGYLDQEGVLRSTGLKRFSVRNNIVGKSDNSRFNYSLNTGVGYSKNNLATNLGDGGVNQNYVLGAMVAAPYVSPSQYQGPQQLWADYQNNGTLLMTPLFLMDKLQNFETSIGEFRLDLASQASYKITDDFTAMIRTSGQYLNSTQLQAEYPNSFNALLFLGNKEFGGSETNSTTRTYLFNNLYQLRYNKKFLEKHTIGVAANAEFNYSQQDFSSIRRNGLDPKTYVPGTGSGYISDTSDNDFYVPVTSNYKLKFNMISYFGSVDYDYDKKFGLSGTIRTDGASRFGPGNQWGTFWSVGGRVNLESFIKNSNITLLKLRGSLGTVGNQRIVDGSVFEAVNPPRYYHVFSAANNVYGPNRGYGISFGYYDLKWETTRLADIGVDFDIFKRLSGSLDFYHKKTIDQFIDVPVSSPVGTTFIRQNSDADVVNKGIELNLKYDIIKREDLQLSIRGNGAYNNQKVGGLPGDGEIRSGNYITRNGSKISEFFVYKYAGVNQGNGNLLFYDINGNLTENPKESDRVQTGKNYLPEFQGGFGFDVNYKGMFASATFTYVAKIWRYDFDYASLMDPTSLGTFNASKDLLNAWTPDNTNTAVPSLTAANLALDAQSDRFIVDASYLRLRNVQLGYTFPASALRGTFITGLSVFVQGENLVTFSKWRGWDPESNRAADQYQYPTPRIFTLGLDVKF; from the coding sequence ATGAATGTTAAACTACGTGTATTGAGTGCTGGAGCCATATTTTTTATAGGGCATGCGGCATATGCGCAGAAGAACTCTGTTCGAGATACTACTTCGAGAGAAACACAAATTGAACAGGTTGTTATTACGGGGTATAGACCAACGACGGAAAAAACGTCGACTACCTCATCTGCAAAAATTGATGAAAAGACAATTGAAAACAGACCAAATCCCAATGTATTAAATACTGTTCAAGGGCAATTAGCTGGCGTTAATATTGCTACTGGTTCTGGTCAGCCTGGAGCTAAGCCTACAGTAATTATTAGAGGAGTTGGAACACTTAATGGTAATACGGATCCATTATACGTTATTGATGGATTTCCTTCAAATAGTGACTCCTTCAGAACATTGAATACAAATGATATTCAATCTATGGAAGTATTGAAAGATGCTTCTGCTATTTCTGAATATGGTGCAAGAGGTGCAAACGGTGTTATTGTTATTAAAACAAAATCCGGTAGATATAATCAAGGGTTAAAACTTAGATATTCATCTTCATTTATGGTGTCTTCACTTCAGGATAATAAATATAATTATGCTGATTCAAGAGGATTATTAACCCTTGAAAATAGATATGGTATTGGTTTAGGTGCTACTCTAAGCCAACAAGAAATTGATAATTATGCTATTAATACGGACTGGAGAAAAGTGTTTTTTAGACCGGCTGTAGGACAGAGTCATGATTTTTCTATCAGTGCGGGTGGAAAGAACATCAATTCGTATACTTCAGTAGGTTATTTGGACCAGGAAGGAGTTTTAAGATCAACGGGTCTTAAAAGATTCTCAGTGAGAAACAATATAGTGGGTAAGTCAGATAACAGTAGATTTAATTATTCCTTAAATACTGGAGTAGGATATTCTAAGAATAATCTGGCTACAAACCTAGGAGATGGCGGGGTCAACCAGAACTATGTACTGGGTGCGATGGTAGCTGCTCCGTATGTTTCACCTAGTCAATATCAAGGTCCTCAACAACTTTGGGCTGATTATCAAAATAATGGAACGCTTTTAATGACTCCATTATTCTTGATGGATAAGCTTCAAAACTTTGAAACAAGTATAGGTGAATTCAGATTAGATTTGGCATCGCAAGCGTCATATAAAATAACGGATGATTTTACTGCAATGATCAGAACGTCTGGTCAGTATTTAAATTCTACTCAATTGCAGGCAGAATATCCAAACTCTTTCAATGCACTGTTATTCTTAGGAAATAAAGAATTTGGAGGATCAGAAACAAACAGTACTACTAGAACTTATTTATTTAATAATTTATATCAATTAAGGTACAACAAGAAGTTTTTAGAAAAACATACTATTGGCGTTGCTGCCAACGCTGAATTTAATTATTCACAGCAAGATTTCTCATCCATTAGACGAAATGGTTTAGACCCGAAGACTTATGTTCCGGGAACAGGATCAGGTTACATTTCTGATACCTCAGATAATGATTTTTACGTTCCGGTAACAAGTAATTATAAGCTTAAATTCAATATGATTTCATATTTTGGATCAGTAGATTATGATTACGATAAGAAATTTGGTTTATCAGGAACTATACGTACTGATGGAGCAAGTAGATTTGGTCCTGGAAATCAATGGGGGACATTCTGGTCTGTAGGAGGTAGAGTAAATTTAGAATCTTTTATTAAAAATTCAAATATTACGTTATTAAAACTTAGAGGTTCATTAGGTACTGTAGGTAACCAAAGAATTGTGGATGGAAGTGTTTTTGAGGCAGTTAACCCGCCAAGATATTATCACGTATTCTCTGCTGCCAACAACGTATATGGCCCGAACCGAGGCTACGGGATTTCTTTCGGTTATTATGATCTGAAGTGGGAAACTACCAGACTTGCTGATATCGGAGTTGATTTTGATATTTTTAAAAGATTATCTGGATCCCTTGATTTTTATCATAAAAAAACCATAGATCAGTTTATCGATGTTCCTGTATCTTCCCCTGTAGGAACAACATTCATTAGACAAAATTCTGATGCAGATGTTGTAAACAAAGGAATTGAGCTTAATCTGAAATATGACATTATTAAAAGGGAAGATCTTCAGCTTTCCATAAGAGGAAACGGAGCTTACAACAATCAAAAGGTAGGAGGGCTTCCTGGAGATGGAGAAATCAGATCAGGTAACTATATTACCAGAAACGGAAGTAAAATCAGTGAATTTTTTGTTTACAAATATGCTGGAGTGAACCAAGGAAATGGTAACTTATTATTCTACGATATCAACGGTAATTTAACAGAAAACCCTAAAGAATCAGATCGTGTGCAAACTGGAAAAAACTATCTGCCGGAATTCCAGGGAGGGTTTGGTTTTGATGTAAATTATAAAGGAATGTTTGCCAGTGCTACATTTACTTATGTAGCTAAAATCTGGAGGTATGATTTCGATTACGCAAGTTTGATGGACCCAACCAGTTTAGGTACATTTAATGCAAGTAAAGACTTATTAAATGCATGGACGCCTGACAATACTAATACAGCAGTTCCATCTTTGACAGCAGCTAATTTAGCTTTGGATGCTCAATCTGATCGATTTATTGTTGATGCATCTTATCTGAGACTTAGAAACGTTCAGTTAGGATATACTTTCCCTGCTAGCGCTTTAAGAGGAACATTTATTACCGGTTTATCTGTATTTGTACAAGGAGAAAACTTAGTAACATTCTCTAAATGGAGAGGTTGGGACCCTGAAAGTAACAGAGCTGCAGATCAATATCAATACCCAACCCCTAGAATTTTTACTCTAGGATTAGATGTTAAATTTTAA